GCAAAGGACACGCTCTCCGAGATCGACGCAATCGGTGTGCAGGTGAAAGACCTGGAACAGGAGCTGCTCGACTTTCCCTCCGTTCTCGACGGCAAGTCGATCCTGTTGTGCTGGAAGCTCGGCGAAAAGGAGATCGCCTACTGGCACACTCCCGAAGACGGCTTCGCTGGACGCAAGCCGCTGGATCCGCGCCAAGGCAAGACGGAACGCGAACGGCTGAACTGAGGAACTGCTTCCCGGCGTTCTCGCGGAAATTCATTGAATGGTATGGGATTCTAGGTAGACTCGAATGGTTATGGTCCCAGGCAGTATTCTGTGTCCAGCAACTCATCCTCCCCATGGTGGCCACGTATGGCGTTTCAAAATACGAGAAGCATCCTGAGTCTTCAATCACCGTTGAGCAGTTGGAAGCTTCTGCTTGTTGCGGCAACATTTACCCGTCCCAAATTCCGCTTCATCTCGCGGCCACTTCTCTGGCCTTTCATTCACAAGGGTGAGATCTCTCTCCGTTATTGGTGCTCCCAGCGCTATCTGAAGATCTTTCTGCGAACATCCGAGTTATCAAGCGATTTTCAAAGCGCTCTCGAACTCTGCGCTCGAGATACCTACCATCTCGACCATGGCTTCCATCCTGATCTCGTCATCGATGGAGGCGGCAATGTGGGTCTCTTTACGCTTCGTGTAGCGGCAATGGAGTCTTCGGCTGCCAAGCCTCCGAAATTTGTGATTTATGAACCGATGCCGCATAACAGCGAGCAGTGCCGAAGGCATCTTGCAATCAACCGGATTGACGCAGAGATCGTGAATGCCTGCCTGGGTGGGACCCGCAGATCGATCCCGTTTTACTGCCGCGGAGCGATCGACAGCAGCTTCGACGCTGCGAAGCCCTACGACAGTGTCCTGCAGATGCCCGTCCATCTCCTGAAGGATGCGATTGGCACTTACCCTGCGAAGCGTATCCTCATCAAACTCGATATCGAGGGTATGGAAGTGGAAGCTCTCTCCGCTCTTCTGCCCACAGAGGAGCGGCCAGTGTATGTCGTCGGTGAACTGCATGATGTCTCTGTGAACCTGCCCGCGTTGGAGCGGCTTATGGAGGAGCACGGTTGGAGCTTCGAGTGCGGGGAAGTCGCCGGCGACCAGGCAATCTTCCGGGCATGCTCTCCTGCGGCTCTTCCGCTCCTCCCCTCCATAATGCAGATAAAAGGACGTGCTGCCGCGGGTCGCTCGATCGAGATGGCTTAGCGGCCAGCCTGCCTTCCCAGGGAAGCCTGTGGATAACTTAATTTATCGAACGATAATATTTATCATCTTTTCCGGGATAGACTGAGGAAGTGCAGACCCTGTCGAAACTGACGTTCCGTGAACTCTGTGCCGAACATGGCATCGCAGTGACGCATCAGCGTCAGATGCTGTACGAGGTCATGCAGAGCATGGAAGGCCATCCCAGTCCGGAAGAAGTCTACGCCCGGATCAAGAAGAAGGTGCCAGCGATCTCGCTGGCAACCGTCTACAAGAACATCCACTTGTTTGTAGAGAGCGGCATCTTTCGCAAGATGAGCATGCACCATGGCTCAGTGCGCGTGGAGATGAACGACGAGGCACATCACCACATGGTGTGCTCACGCTGTAAGTCAATTACCGATATCGGAGAGCAGGAGCTCGGACTTGTGTCGAAACGGCATCGCCTGCCCGGAGGCTTTTTGGTCGAGCGGTATGCCGTCGATGTGATTGGCCTCTGTGCAAAGTGTCAGAAGGCTTAGTTTCAACCTTATAACCGTATTTTGAGGTGAAGCATGGCAGAAGAGCTAAAAGGCAAAGTAATGACAACGGATGCAGGCCGGCCAGTCGGCGATAATCAGAACTCTCTTACGCTCGGACCGCGCGGTCCTGTCGTGTTCGAAGACTTCCTTCTGTTCGAGAAGATGGCGCACTTCAACCGCGAGCGTGTCCCGGAGCGCGTCGTTCACGCCAAGGGCTCAGCCGCATACGGCACGTTTACCGTGACGAATCCGGATATGGCGAAGTACACAACTGCCAAACTCTTTGACAAGGTGGGCAAGCAGACCCCCACCTTCCTCCGCTTCTCGACCGTTGGCGGCGAGAAGGGTTCAGCCGACACTGAGCGTGACCCACGCGGCTTCGCGCTGAAGTTCTACACCGAGGAAGGGAACTGGGACATGGTGGGCAACAACACCCCAGTGTTCTTCATCCGCGATCCGCTCAAGTTCAGCGACTTCATCCACACGCAGAAGCGCGACCCCGCGACCAACCTCAAATCGCCGACGATGATGTGGGACTTCTGGAGCCTGTCACCTGAGTCGCTCCATCAAGTGACGATTCTGTTCTCTGATCGCGGAACTCCGGACGGCTACCGCCATATGAATGGCTACAGCAGTCACACCTTCTCGCTCATCAACGCCAAGGGTGAACTCTTCTACTGCAAGTGGCACTTCAAGACCAAGCAGGGGATCAAGAACTTCACGCGCGAGGAGGCCGATAACATGAAGTCGGTCGACATGGACTACTCGCAGCGCGACCTCTTCAACGCCATCGAGAAGGGCGATTTTCCCAAGTGGAGGGTTCAGGTCCAGATCATGCCCGAGGCCGATGCCGCCACGTATCACATCAATCCGTTCGATCTCACCAAGGTTTGGCCGCATAGCGATTACCCGGTCATCGAGGTCGGCGAGCTTGAGCTCAACCGCAACCCGGAGAACTACTTCGCCGAGGTGGAGCAGGCGGCGTTCGACCCGAAGAACGTTGCCCCCGGCATGGGATTTTCGCCGGACAAGATGTTGCAGGGACGCCTCATCAGCTACCCTGACGCACATCGCTACCGCATCGGTGTCAACTACAACCTGCTGCCGGTGAATGAGCCGAAGTGCCCGTACAGCACTTACAATCGCGACGGCTCCATGCGCTTCAATGCGAACGGCGGCAGCACTCCGAACTACGAACCGAACAGCTTCGGCGGCCCGACGCAGCACCCGAAGTATGTCGAGCGTCCGACAAGCTACAGCACGTCCACTGTTGGCCGCTTCAGCCACCGCGAGCACGACAGTGACTACTACACGCAACCCGGCAACCTCTTCCGTCTGATGAGTCCGGACGCGCAGGAGCGGCTGGTGGGCAACATCGGCTCCAGCCTCAGTCAGGTTGAGCAACGTATCCAGGACCTGCAGATCAACCACTTTTACAAGTGCGATCCGAAGTATGGTGAAGGCGTTGCAAAGGCCATCGGTCGTAAGATCGAGGACATTGTGAAGAAGGAAGAGTTAGTTTCAGCCTAGGTAGGAATAACTACCTTACTAGCCTGTTGTCACAACTTGAAACTATGCAAAAAACGGCCTGAAATATGGCCGTTTTTTCTGCTTTAAGTGGCTATAACTGATATGATTGTAAATGTAGTTTAAGTGTCTTTTGTCCGTTTTCTAGCTACGTAACTTGTAAACTTACTGTTCATGACTAATTGATTGATCGAACCCTGGGAGGGTACTGCAATATGCTTCAGATTGGCGAAAAATTTCCTGACTTCAGCCTGACGGCAACTATCTCGACTGAAAAGGACGAGGCCAAGGCATTCACCACCATCACGGAAGAGTCGTACCCCGGCAAGTGGAAGGTGTACTTCTTCTGGCCCAAGGACTTCACCTTCGTGTGCCCGACTGAGATCGCTGCCTTCGGCAAGTTGAACGGCGAGTTCGCGGACCGCGATTGCCAGATCCTGGGAGGCAGCACCGACAACGAATATGTCCACGCTGCGTGGCGCACGCACCATGCAGACCTGAAAGATCTGCCCTTCCCCATGCTGTCAGACATCAAGCGTGATCTCTGCGGGCAGCTCGGTATCCTTGACGAGAAGGCCGGTGTTGCGCAGCGCGCCACGTTCATCGTCGACCCGGACAACATCATCCGCTTCATCTACGTGACAGACCTCTCTGTGGGACGTAATCCGCAGGAGGTGCTGCGCGTGCTCGATGCGCTGCAGACCGATGAGTTGTGCCCCTGCAACTGGCAGAAGGGCGAGGCGACACTCGCTTAACGTTTCCACAGTAAATACGGGCGTGGCCGCTCACGCGGTCGCGCCCCTTTTTCATACGTGGCTCTTACGCACGTGAAGGATGGACTCTGTAATGGCACTGGATGAGTTGATCGGCGGCCTCCCCGCCTATGCAAAAGACCTCAAGCTGAACTATTCCTCGCTGGTCAAACAGAACAACGAACTGACCCCACAGCAGCTCTGGGGAACCGTTGTCGCGGCCGCAATCGCAACGCGCAACCCTGACCTCACTGCGGCAGTCATCGCAGAGTCCGAGGCGAACGGCCTCAATGCGGGAGCGCTCGACGCGGCCAAGGCGGCGGCGGCGATTATGGGGATGAACAACGTCTACTACCGTTTTCATCACCTCACCTCGAACGAGAAGTATGCGGCCTTGCCGGCGCGCCTGCGCATGAATGCGCTTCGCGGGCACTCGGTCGACCACGTCGACTTCGAACTCTGGTGTCTCGCTGTAAGCGCCGTGAACGCCTGCGGTAAGTGCGTTGATTCCCACGAGCACGTGCTTCGCCAGAAAGGCGCGACCGAGGAGCTGATCAATGCGGCCATCCGAGTGACTGCGATCATTCACGCCATCGGCGTAGTGCTTGATTCGGAGAAGGCATCGCCAACTCCTGCGGCATAATCTCTTTCAGCCGTAATAGAAAGGTGCGGACCGAGTCAGCACCTTTCTATTTTGCGGGAGTTGTTGCTACCGACTCCGGCCTGCCTCCGTTGCTCCACTTTGGCTTCCACCCTGTATTCGCCAGCCACTGAATCGGCTGCACCATTGACGCGATTGCGTTCGTCATATGAGCAAAGTCAATCGTGCGAATCTCATCCGACGGCTGGTGGTAGTCCTTGTGTAGGCCGTAACTGGATACCGTGTGCGCGATGATCCCGCGCCGCGCAAGCGCATAGTTATCGGAGCGCTGGTAAAAGCCCTCCGTAGGATGGGGGTCTTTCACTAAATGCGCTCCGTGTTTAGCGAGTTCTGTCCCGAGATCTGACCGTTCAAAACCCGTTAACCACAACGCCCCCGCAGGTACCGTCGAATCTGGGCGTCCAATCATCTCGAACTCGAGGTTTGCGACGATATTCGCAAGCGGGACCGGAGGATGATCGAGGAATGCGCGATTCCCAAAGCCGCCAATCTCCTCAGAGCCGAAGAGGGCAAAGATGATCGTGCGCCTTGGCCTCGGACCGGCCGCGAGCAGATGCGCAAGGCTCAACACCGCTGTCGTGCCTGAGGCGTCATCGTCCGCTCCGTTATAGATGCTGTCACCGTTCACAGCGGGGCCGACGCCCAGATGGTCGAGGTGTGCGGTCAGCAGGACCACCTCATTCGGCAACTCCGATCCGCGAAGAATCCCGACGGCGTTCCACGTCTCTTTGCGAGGCGTGTCTTCGAATTTGGAGAACCGCTGCTGCATACGCGGAGGCAAAGGGTTCGGGAGCGGAGTCTTTTGAAGGTAGGTTCCGTTGTCGCCTCCGGCCTCCAGGCCAATCTCTGCGAACTGGGATGCAGCAAAGAGGGCGGCGATGTGTTCGTCACGGGTAGCCGAACCCCGCCCATGCAACTCGTCATCGGCGAGAAATGCCATGTCGGCGCGTATCTCGTGCTCCAGCGAGAACATACTCGCTGCCGTTTTCGTTCCCGCCGAGTCCAATGGATGGGTCTGTTGCCCATGGCAGGCAGGTTCAGGAAATAGCGCAAAAACCAGGACGGCAGCAGACACCAGACGCAGG
This genomic interval from Edaphobacter bradus contains the following:
- a CDS encoding DUF2203 domain-containing protein, translated to MSRIFTLSEAQTLLPVVEALLRKAQTAGQHVSELEDEMQQLSQRIFLLGGVHVDVAVAARRRAERDKSVQEAKDTLSEIDAIGVQVKDLEQELLDFPSVLDGKSILLCWKLGEKEIAYWHTPEDGFAGRKPLDPRQGKTERERLN
- a CDS encoding FkbM family methyltransferase, producing the protein MSSWKLLLVAATFTRPKFRFISRPLLWPFIHKGEISLRYWCSQRYLKIFLRTSELSSDFQSALELCARDTYHLDHGFHPDLVIDGGGNVGLFTLRVAAMESSAAKPPKFVIYEPMPHNSEQCRRHLAINRIDAEIVNACLGGTRRSIPFYCRGAIDSSFDAAKPYDSVLQMPVHLLKDAIGTYPAKRILIKLDIEGMEVEALSALLPTEERPVYVVGELHDVSVNLPALERLMEEHGWSFECGEVAGDQAIFRACSPAALPLLPSIMQIKGRAAAGRSIEMA
- a CDS encoding Fur family transcriptional regulator; protein product: MQTLSKLTFRELCAEHGIAVTHQRQMLYEVMQSMEGHPSPEEVYARIKKKVPAISLATVYKNIHLFVESGIFRKMSMHHGSVRVEMNDEAHHHMVCSRCKSITDIGEQELGLVSKRHRLPGGFLVERYAVDVIGLCAKCQKA
- a CDS encoding catalase, giving the protein MAEELKGKVMTTDAGRPVGDNQNSLTLGPRGPVVFEDFLLFEKMAHFNRERVPERVVHAKGSAAYGTFTVTNPDMAKYTTAKLFDKVGKQTPTFLRFSTVGGEKGSADTERDPRGFALKFYTEEGNWDMVGNNTPVFFIRDPLKFSDFIHTQKRDPATNLKSPTMMWDFWSLSPESLHQVTILFSDRGTPDGYRHMNGYSSHTFSLINAKGELFYCKWHFKTKQGIKNFTREEADNMKSVDMDYSQRDLFNAIEKGDFPKWRVQVQIMPEADAATYHINPFDLTKVWPHSDYPVIEVGELELNRNPENYFAEVEQAAFDPKNVAPGMGFSPDKMLQGRLISYPDAHRYRIGVNYNLLPVNEPKCPYSTYNRDGSMRFNANGGSTPNYEPNSFGGPTQHPKYVERPTSYSTSTVGRFSHREHDSDYYTQPGNLFRLMSPDAQERLVGNIGSSLSQVEQRIQDLQINHFYKCDPKYGEGVAKAIGRKIEDIVKKEELVSA
- a CDS encoding peroxiredoxin produces the protein MLQIGEKFPDFSLTATISTEKDEAKAFTTITEESYPGKWKVYFFWPKDFTFVCPTEIAAFGKLNGEFADRDCQILGGSTDNEYVHAAWRTHHADLKDLPFPMLSDIKRDLCGQLGILDEKAGVAQRATFIVDPDNIIRFIYVTDLSVGRNPQEVLRVLDALQTDELCPCNWQKGEATLA
- a CDS encoding carboxymuconolactone decarboxylase family protein; its protein translation is MALDELIGGLPAYAKDLKLNYSSLVKQNNELTPQQLWGTVVAAAIATRNPDLTAAVIAESEANGLNAGALDAAKAAAAIMGMNNVYYRFHHLTSNEKYAALPARLRMNALRGHSVDHVDFELWCLAVSAVNACGKCVDSHEHVLRQKGATEELINAAIRVTAIIHAIGVVLDSEKASPTPAA
- a CDS encoding M28 family peptidase; translation: MFSLEHEIRADMAFLADDELHGRGSATRDEHIAALFAASQFAEIGLEAGGDNGTYLQKTPLPNPLPPRMQQRFSKFEDTPRKETWNAVGILRGSELPNEVVLLTAHLDHLGVGPAVNGDSIYNGADDDASGTTAVLSLAHLLAAGPRPRRTIIFALFGSEEIGGFGNRAFLDHPPVPLANIVANLEFEMIGRPDSTVPAGALWLTGFERSDLGTELAKHGAHLVKDPHPTEGFYQRSDNYALARRGIIAHTVSSYGLHKDYHQPSDEIRTIDFAHMTNAIASMVQPIQWLANTGWKPKWSNGGRPESVATTPAK